In the genome of Yarrowia lipolytica chromosome 1B, complete sequence, the window CAAGGCCGCTTGCCCCGCCGGTTACCACTACCGTGTCTCTGTCGTGTTCAAGCTTCATGGAGCTGGCCGGGGACATTAGCATTCGGCTGGGCCGAAGACCATCCAGGCTGTCCATGGTGGAGCTGATGAATCCGCTGATTCGAGAGATGGGCATTTTGGAGGCTGTGGGTAGAGCTGTCGGTTCTGTAGGCTAAAGCGTTTGCCACTTCAGCGcagctgggttagtatcTCGTGTTCCATGTGGCCGACCACGCCTGTCATGTCGTGTGCAAAGTCAAATGCAAGGTACGTTTATGGGTGTACTTACACAGAGAGAGATGCGGTATGGGAGAAACTTGTGATGTTTCTTAGTCTGGCCAGCAGATAGATATCAGCAAGGATCAGCGAATTCCGGGTAGCTGTGGGTTTCGAAATGTGGTGGGTCTGTAGTTTTTTCTCAGGCTGAAGGCAGCACTGGATGTTTTCTTGGTaaggtgtttgtgtggtggggaagagagaagaggaaaaGGGAAAAGGTAAACATGCAtgcatatatatattgacCCGATACTTTCTGTGTCTTCACCACATCACACCCGTCACCTCATACACACCCTACTCTATTTAAGGCTCCCCATCAATCTGTTGTTACGGAAACGGATATTGGACAGCAGttgaaagagagagaaaaatgATTGATGGCATTCGAACTCCGCCCACCACGCTCCGAGTGAAGCGAAAGCGAGGCCAGGATCCCTTGCAGGCGTTGCGTGAGTAGCAAGCGATTTCTACAGCATCAGAACCACACTAACAGCAGTCGTCGACagtctcaagaagaacaacaaGACACCCTATGGTGAGTTTAGCCGCAGGTTACCGCGGCGATGGTTGTCCCAGGTTACTGTGAAGAAACCAAGAGAGCAACATTCTACACTGGAATCACATTATATATCGATCGATGGATCGTTATGCGATACAAGGAAGCATGATACCATGGATCACAATGGGATATACAACATTGATACGTGTACCATACGTTACAAGGATACGACACACCGAGATCTAACACAGTCTTCACATATTCAGGAACTGAGGAAACACAACCGGCCAAAAATGATACcgtgctgctggaggagcataTGCGACAGGAACAGGCTGGAGCAGGCACACAAAAGCGACGCCAGAGTGTAACGGTTGACGAAAATGACCCTGATAGCAGACGGATATTCCGTCTTCCTCgagccaagaagcagaagcgGCGCCAAAGCAGTGATGCTGGAGTCTCAGCTGCCCTCACAGACATGGTTCAGAACTACCTACAGATGGAGCCAAGtagcaacagcagctcaGCTGGCAAAACTGTGATCACACCAGAGGACTTGCCTCCAGCAGTTGATGAAGATACCGAAATGACTTCCGAAGAGGCATCCAACATGAAGGGTCCACTGGCTGATTCGCTGGACCCGGATGCCGAGGTGGAAGACTACGTCTATGATATTTATTACCGGCACCGAAACGCTGCCACCACAAGTTACGAGGGCCAACGCATTGGTTTCATGTGAGTAAATTTGTGATATGCTATGATGACTAATGAATGATGATTATGAATGCAATAATTACCTTGATTGATATTAATATAGTGTTCTGGACGCCGATGAGCAGCTACTCTTcaacgacgatgacgacgataGTGATGCTGCAGGAGTcaccgacgacgaagatTCCAATGGTGAGTATACATACAAAAACACTGATTTTTTGATTGTGAGCAGTTCACTCTAACACAGCTGAGGATTTCTACAGAAACGACTACCCagacgacgatgaggtATCTTCTATCGACAGTGAAGAATCAGGCGTTCCTCGGTTCGGTAACGAGTTCTTTGACGACAGATTCGCTACCAGAAACgccaacgacgacgactacTTTGCTGGAGATTACGGCCCAAGTGACGATGAGGACCAAAGAAAGCCCTGGGATAAACAAAAGTCGATTCCCGAGGAAGATGAATGGAGTgaggatgaagatggagtcGAGAGAGACCGTCTCTTCTCCGAGCTCGAGCACTACGTCGAGAACAGGTGATACCTCTGTGGCTGTAGGAATACATGTGTACATTATTGAAGGTAGTGTAAAGCAGAGGCCTCTATATACGACATATCTCTTctggttttgttttgttgtttctgtttttgttttaaACATGACAGGCCTTTCTGACTAGACAACAGTCTAACAATTGTATTATACGTACACATGCAAATAAATAACTAACGACGCTTCTTTCGCAGATCcttgaggttctggaaGTGTTTCTTTCGTCCAACCTCCTTGGAGTCGCCAATCTCGGCATACTTTCGCTTGAAGTACTTCTGCGAATCGTCGTCACCAAGCAGCTCCTGTGCAAAGGTCTGCTttcgctccttcttggtaAGTCGAGCAGAGAAGAACTCGGTGTTGCCCTCGACAATAGTTCCCATCTCGAAGAACTTGGGGTCCTTCTTGGAATCGGACTTTTTGTAGAACCGCTTGGGATCCAGCACGTTTCGCATCTTGAGCAACTCCATGTCCatcttgagctcggggGTCATATCAGGAGCCTTCATTCCAAACCACTTGTCTCCAGCCGTGTTGTCtcgagccttcttcttgtccagtTTGACCTGGTGGGGGTCCTGAATCACCCGGAACGCaaacttgttcttgttgtcttCCTTGGTGTAGTCGTAATGGTTGTCCTTCATGAGTCCCTTCTCGGTTAGACTTTCGGTGCCATAACCAACACCTCCGTCAATCTTGGGCAAACGAGCGTAGCGTTCTGTGATTTCGTCGAGCGACTTGACTGGCTCAGACTCGGCCTGAAACTTGCTGCTAGCGTCCAGAAGAGATGAAATATCGTCAAAGTTGAGCTCGTCACCTTCTGATTCAGAGGAAGagtcgtcatcatcttctgaCTCCTCAGACTCCCCAGAACTCTCCTGTTCATCCTCCTCtttgtcgtcctccttctcgtcaacGCTAGCGTCACCCAGCTTGGCATCCTCCTTATCGTCAACATCAGTCTCATCAGACTCCTCGGTAGCAGACATGTCTTGTCCCTCTTCGAGGTCgaccagctccttggcctcctgTGCTTCCTGGTGGTTCTGAATGTCGATATCTTTGTCGTTGGTGTCCTCAACGACTTGAGGAGCCAGATTCTGTTTGCTACCTCGCACGGGGTTTTTTCGAGCCATTTTGTGTCTGTATGGTTGTGATAACGGTTCCAACATTCTGTagatatttttttccagtAGGCTTTTCGTGCATGTCACCTGCATGTCTACTGGATATTTTGTCACAAGGCAGAACAACTCGTTAATAATTCATGTAAAATATAGAGTGGGTATGagacaaaaacaaccacatAAAAATGTTTGAGAAGGATACATCTATCTGTCGATTCAGGTATAAATATCGCTCATT includes:
- a CDS encoding uncharacterized protein (Compare to YALI0B03212g, weakly similar to CA1730|IPF8439 Candida albicans hypothetical protein); translation: MIDGIRTPPTTLRVKRKRGQDPLQALLVDSLKKNNKTPYVFTYSGTEETQPAKNDTVLLEEHMRQEQAGAGTQKRRQSVTVDENDPDSRRIFRLPRAKKQKRRQSSDAGVSAALTDMVQNYLQMEPSSNSSSAGKTVITPEDLPPAVDEDTEMTSEEASNMKGPLADSLDPDAEVEDYVYDIYYRHRNAATTSYEGQRIGFM
- a CDS encoding uncharacterized protein (Compare to YALI0B03234g, no similarity), translating into MVQNYLQMEPSSNSSSAGKTVITPEDLPPAVDEDTEMTSEEASNMKGPLADSLDPDAEVEDYVYDIYYRHRNAATTSYEGQRIGFIVLDADEQLLFNDDDDDSDAAGVTDDEDSNAEDFYRNDYPDDDEVSSIDSEESGVPRFGNEFFDDRFATRNANDDDYFAGDYGPSDDEDQRKPWDKQKSIPEEDEWSEDEDGVERDRLFSELEHYVENR
- a CDS encoding uncharacterized protein (Compare to YALI0B03278g, some similarities with uniprot|Q12035 Saccharomyces cerevisiae YLR051c, similar to Saccharomyces cerevisiae FCF2 (YLR051C); ancestral locus Anc_8.54) yields the protein MQVTCTKSLLEKNIYRMLEPLSQPYRHKMARKNPVRGSKQNLAPQVVEDTNDKDIDIQNHQEAQEAKELVDLEEGQDMSATEESDETDVDDKEDAKLGDASVDEKEDDKEEDEQESSGESEESEDDDDSSSESEGDELNFDDISSLLDASSKFQAESEPVKSLDEITERYARLPKIDGGVGYGTESLTEKGLMKDNHYDYTKEDNKNKFAFRVIQDPHQVKLDKKKARDNTAGDKWFGMKAPDMTPELKMDMELLKMRNVLDPKRFYKKSDSKKDPKFFEMGTIVEGNTEFFSARLTKKERKQTFAQELLGDDDSQKYFKRKYAEIGDSKEVGRKKHFQNLKDLRKKRR